Within the Alteromonas sp. M12 genome, the region GCTTACGAAGTCTAGGCGGCTCAACTGAGATTGAAGAACCTGTTTTACTTTTGCCTCCGCTCCTTCAGCCATGGTTTTCACACCAGGGGGAATCGAATCAGTTATTTGTTTTGCGATATCTTCCAGTTTTTTCGGATCCAACATGGATAGAGCCTCCAAATAAAAATATGATTGTAACAGACGAATGTTGAACTTACTGCATTTGTAGTAAAAGTCCTGAATTGATATAACGATGCTAGCTATTCGGTCGTTAATTTTTTACAATTCCCGGCCATTTTTTAAAGATACACCCATGAAACTCAACGACGGTCAAAATCAAGCAGTCAAATTTATCTCAGGCCCATGCTTAGTGCTCGCTGGGGCGGGCAGTGGTAAAACTCGGGTAATTACAAATAAAATCGCATACTTGGTTCAACAGTGTGGTATTCCTGCTCGTCAAATTGCCGCGGTAACTTTCACCAATAAAGCCGCCAGAGAAATGAAAGAGCGTGTGGCCCAAACTATGGGCAAAAAAGACGCTCGCGGTCTCAAAGTTTCTACCTTCCATACCATGGGTCTGAATATCATCAAGTCGGAGTTTCGTAGTTTAGGGATCAAACCTGGATTCTCATTATTTGACGACAAAGACACCATGGCCTTGCTAAAAGATCTAACCGAAGACTCTCTTGATGGTGATAAAGAGCAATTGAGCTTGTTGCAGTCGTGTATTTCAAATTGGAAAAATGATCTAATCTTGCCTGAACAGTTGCAAAAGCGTGCATTGTCGCCCGGAGAAGTGGAATTTGCGAAAGTTTATCATGAATATCAAACACATCTTAGAGCCTACAACGCACTAGATTTTGATGATTTAATCTTGATGCCTACCTTGCTTTTACAAAATAATGAAACCGTTCGGCAAAAATGGCAAAACAAAATTAAATACTTGCTGGTTGATGAATACCAAGATACCAATACGAGTCAGTACGAGCTGGTTAGATTGTTAGTTGGGGAACGGGCAAGGTTTACTGTGGTAGGGGACGATGACCAATCCATTTACTCGTGGCGCGGAGCCAGACCGCAAAACTTAGTGCTTTTGCAGCAAGATTTTCCCAGCTTGAAACTAGTAAAACTGGAACAAAACTATCGCTCTTCAGGGCGAATACTTCATAGCGCGAATATTCTCATTCAAAACAATCCTCATGTGTTCGAAAAAAAGTTGTTTTCAGAATTAGGGTACGGTGAGCCGCTTAAAGTGCTGATTGCAAAGAATGAAGAGCATGAAGCAGAGCGGGTTGTTGCTGAACTGCTTGCTCATAAGTTTATGAAGAATACCCAATTTAAAGATTATGCGATTTTGTATCGTGGCAATCATCAATCTCGGTTGTTTGAAAAGATATTGATGAGTAATCGAATCCCTTACAAAATCAATGGCGGAATGTCGTTCTTTGGTCGCACTGAGGTCAAAGACCTGATGGCTTACTTACGACTATTAGTTAATCAAGATGACGACAATGCGCTGCTTAGAGTGATTAACACTCCTACCCGTGGTATTGGCCGTGTTTCCTTAGAAAAGTTAGGTAGCTTTGCCAATCAGTTAGGATGCTCTATTTTTGAGGCCGCGTGTCATCCGCAATTACACAGCGTTTTAAGCGGCAAAGCCCAGCAGAATATCGAGGCCTTTAGTCGCTGGATTGTTGAAGCTTCTGACAACGCCGTTCGTGGTGATGGTATTGCTGCCATTCGGGGCATGATCAAAGCTATGCAGTACGAAGAATGGCTTTACGAGTCTAGCACTAGTCCCAAAGCAGCTGAAATGGCAATGGCAAATATCAGTACGCTTTTCGGTTGGATAAGCGATATGCTCGAAGGCAATGAACTGGACCCACCGATGACCCTGCAAGAGGTTGTAAATCGGTTAATTTTACGAGATATGATGGAACGTAACGAAGACGCAGAGGAGTCAGATCAGGTACAACTTATGACTTTACATGCGTCTAAAGGATTGGAATTTCCTTATGTTTTCATGGTTGGTATGGAAGAAGGACTATTACCGCATCAAAGTAGCATCGATGAAAACAATATCGAAGAAGAGCGACGATTGACTTACGTTGGTATTACTCGAGCACAGAAGGAGTTGTTTTTTACCTTAAGCAAAGAACGTCGTCAATTTGGTGAGGTGATTCAACCTGAACCAAGTCGTTTTCTTTACGAGTTGCCTCAAGATGATATTGTTTGGGAACATAAAAAAGTAAAAGACAGTGCAGAAGTGCGCCAGCAAAAAGGTCAAACTGGAATAGCAAATTTGAGAAACATTCTATCTAGTGGGAAGTGAATCTTGTGCCAAAATCGCCGTCATACTGATGGGTGATTGTATATAATGACCTTGGCCTAAGGTGCAGCCCGCCTCGACTAGTGCATTGTACTGATCTTCATTTTCAATGCCTTCCGCTATCAGTTTAAATGACAACTGACTTGATATGGCTAATACAGAACGAATCAAATTGTAATTGCGTTTTGAGCGAGTTATCGATTTAACGAATTTATGATCAATTTTTACGTAATCAAATGGGTAGCTGTATAAATAACTTAAAGAAGCAAGACCACTTCCAAAGTTATCTAAAACCAAAATTACCCCGGAACGTTTAAGCTTTTTAATGGCTGGTAACATAAACTGGCTGCGATGATTTAATTCGTTTTCATCAAACTCAAACACTAAATTCGATGGATCAATTTGCGCAGATTTAACCCGTTCAATTATCTGGTTTACTAGGCGACTTTGTGAAAGATGACTAATTGACAAGTTAATTGCTATCTTTTGAGTCGCTTCAGACTCACCTAATGTGCGCCAATGTTGCAAAACCTTAATGGCCTGCTCCAGCATAAAGTTATCAATTTCTACGGTCAGTCCACTAGATTGGGCTACCTTCCAGAACTGTTCCCGCTTTATTTTACCTATTGTAGGATGAATCCAACGCACAAAAAATTCGTGATAGAGAATCCTATTAGTTTGGAAATTTACAACCGCTTGAATTTGAGAGTCAAAATGTTGGTTATTGAGGGTTTTACGAAACTCATTTTCTAATTCGAGTTCTTCCAATAGCTTTTGACGCATACTGGTATCGAACAGTACAAAGCGTCCACGTCCCAGTGCTTTTGCTTGGTACATAGCGGCATCTGCGTCGCGAATCAATTCGTCTGCTGTTTTATATCCTTGTTCAATATTTGCTATTCCAATACTCGCCCCTGAATACATTTCTTTGTTGTCGAATTGAAAGGGAATTGCAAGTGTTTGAATAATCCGATTGGCAACCTCTTCCACATCATTAAAATCGTCGAAGCTATCAAGCAGAATAACAAACTCATCGCCTCCTAGCCGAGCTAATAGGTCGTGGGCACGTATGCATTTACTGATGCGTTTGGCAACTTCAACTAAGAACATATCACCAGCATGGTGACCCAAGCTGTCATTAATTTGCTTGAACCTATCTAAGTCGATAAAAAGCACAGCAAACTGATGTTCAGGGTAACGATTTTTGTTTGCAACAGCTAATTCTAATCGACTGTTAAACATGACTCTATTGGGCAGGTTGGTGAGCGCGTCATGGTGGGCATCGTGGATTAACTTTAATTCTATGTCTTTGCGTTCTTCAATTTGTTTCTTTAAATACAAATTGGTTTGATGTAATTCGTCAGTACGTTCTCGCACTTTTCGGCTTAACTGCATATTATATTTTTGAATCGATTCTGCAGCTCTTTTACGTTCTATAGCTACCGCAATATGGTGTGAAACGAACTTTAATAGTTCCAAATCTTTAAGGGTGTATTTGCTGTCTTTCCCATAGGTTTGAACTGCAATGACGCCGGAAATAACACCATCCACATACAAAGGAGAGCCTATCCAAGAATTGGTATGCTTTATCATGTTATCTGCAGTTTTTTGATCTAACTCGTTTTGAGCGGCTAAATCATTAACCCGATCTGGGTCGATTAATTCTGCTTTGCCTGAACGTAATACAAATTCGGTGAGTCCATTACTTAACGGCCTTGAATTGACAACATCATCTATTTCATCACTGTAATATGGAAATTCCAGCGAGCTTTGTTTTTCATCAATAATTGCAACATAACAGTTAGGAGCACTCAATAAGCGGGCTAGAATGTCATGCAAACTAGCATAGAAATCAGACATCTCCCCTTCAACAGAAGCTGCTATTTCAGAAATTTCAAAAAGTGCTTGTTGTAAAGATTCAACTTTTTGACGCTCTAATATCTCTTCTTGAAGCTCATCGTTGATTTCGCGTAATTGTTTTGTTCTCTCGCGAATCGTTTGTTCTGTCAGCTCTCGACTTTTAACTCTATCGAGTGCATTAACAATGTGCTGAGATACGAACAGCAATAAATCTAATTCATCTTTAACGTATCGAACCGCTTTGTCGTAGCTTTGAACTACCATAGCGCCGATAACCCGATTGCCGCGCTTGAGAGGCACACCAATTAAATCTACAGGCGTTTTACCAATTGCTTTGATATTACGTTCTTTAGATTCTTTTTCGAAGTTTTCTTCGGTTAAAACCAAATGTTGGCCGCTTTTGAGAATATAGCCAGCGATACCACCGAGTAAATCTTTTGCGGGAATTTGCTTGATTACGCTTTCATCAAACTGGTCGACGAAATACGGGAACTCCACAAACTCATCATCTTTTTCGTAAAGGGCTACAAAAAAGTTTTGAGCATTCATGAATTGCCCAATGATTTCGTGAATTGCTACATACAGGCGTGAAAGTTCGCTGATAGAACCAGCTAACTCTGAGATGTCAAAAAGCGCTCTTTGGATATGCTCAGAGCGCTTATATTTTTCAGTTAACTGCTGAAGCTGAGGAATTAGTTCTCGCAATTCCTCAACTGTTAACTGCCCTGCATTAAAGTCTTCAGTCAATTAATTTAATCCAATAAATGATTGATCATAAAGAACCTTATACCAGCGAAACTAACTAAAATCAGACACCTTCTATCATGAACTCTATTGCTGCTTTAATATCGTCATCTGAACAATCGCCACAGGTTCCTCTTGGAGGCATAGAACCAAGTCCATTGAGTGCGTTATGCAATACTTCGTCGATTCCTTTTTCCAATCGCGGTGACCAATCAGCGGCATCATGCAGTTTAGGAGCATTTAACACACCTGATGCATGGCAAGCGAAACAAGCGGTATTATATATGTCTTCACCAGAACGAGGACCTGAAGCTGCAGCCGAGTCTGCTTTAGCACCCGCAACATGCACAGAACCAACTGGCGCAATACGGGATTTGATATCTTCCTCAGACATGTTTTGCGCTTGTACGGCAAACATCAACAAACTTCCAACTAACACGCTCAACAACGCTTTTAATTTCACAATAATCTCCAACGATCTAAATTTAAATTTTGTCACTCACCAAAGAATAACAAATTATAGCGAGTTATTGATACTGAACAACAATTTACTTTGCAATTGCCATCTATCTTCACTCAAAAACTACTTATTTTACGGATTTAACCCTATTTTGCCGATTTCAACTCAGCAAAATCATCATTTCAACCGTAAATATATTGATAAACTTTCTAAGATTACACGGCTGATAAGTTGTTTCAAAGAAAACTTATCGATATTTTACGTAAATTAGCGCTAAATTGTGCAATTATTCTATTGCACAATTTTTTTCAAGACCCATATTGAACTATGCAAATGAACTTGTTTGATTGCTTTTTATAATTGTTAATATTTCTATCTAAGCAGTGTTCGTTTTAAACCGAAAAAAGGAGCCGTAAATGTTAAGAATATTTCTGTTTTTAGGTACAAATATAGCCATCATAGCGTTATTGAGCGTGACATTTAGTCTTTTGGGGTTTCAAGGGTTACTGGCAGAAAATGGGGTTGATTTAGACCTAACTGCGCTAATGATTTATGCTGGAGTTATTGGCTTTAGCGGGGCCTTTATTTCTTTGTTTCTTTCCAAGTTTATGGCCAAACGCTCAATGGGGGTTCATGTTATTGAACAACCAGCAGATACGACTCAGCGATGGCTTGTAGATACGGTAAGGCGGCAAGCTGAAATGGCGGGTATTGGAATGCCTAAAGTTGGACTTTTTAATAGTCAATCTCCTAATGCATTTGCAACAGGCTGGAATCGCAACAATGCGTTAGTCGCAGTTAGTACTGGGCTTCTTTCACATATGAACAAAAATGAAGTTGAGGCAGTACTTGCTCACGAAGTGAGTCACGTCGCTAATGGTGACATGGTCACTATGACCCTAATTCAAGGTGTGGTGAACACTTTTGTCGTTTTTCTATCTAGAGTCATTGGGCATGTCGTTGATCGAGTGGTTTTTAAGGTTGAAAGAGGTCATGGTCCGGCTTTTTGGATCGTCTCTATTATTGCTGAAATTATTCTCGGCTTTTTAGCGATGATGTTAGTGATGTGGTTTTCTCGATATAGAGAGTTTAGAGCAGATGAAGGTGGTGCGAAACTCGCGGGTAGGGCAAATATGATTGCGGCCCTAGCTAAATTGAAAAGTTTTCAGGGAACCCCTGATATGCCTGATGAAATGGCTGCTTTTGCGATTAATGCAGGAAAAATACAAAAGCTATTTTCAAGTCATCCGCCATTGGAAAAACGTATTGAAAACCTGAGAGCTGGTTAATCCAGCTCTGCAAAATCTAAT harbors:
- a CDS encoding accessory factor UbiK family protein; the encoded protein is MLDPKKLEDIAKQITDSIPPGVKTMAEGAEAKVKQVLQSQLSRLDFVSREEFDVQSQVLIRTREKLEALEVRLDKLENPSPSTEKTN
- the rep gene encoding DNA helicase Rep, producing the protein MKLNDGQNQAVKFISGPCLVLAGAGSGKTRVITNKIAYLVQQCGIPARQIAAVTFTNKAAREMKERVAQTMGKKDARGLKVSTFHTMGLNIIKSEFRSLGIKPGFSLFDDKDTMALLKDLTEDSLDGDKEQLSLLQSCISNWKNDLILPEQLQKRALSPGEVEFAKVYHEYQTHLRAYNALDFDDLILMPTLLLQNNETVRQKWQNKIKYLLVDEYQDTNTSQYELVRLLVGERARFTVVGDDDQSIYSWRGARPQNLVLLQQDFPSLKLVKLEQNYRSSGRILHSANILIQNNPHVFEKKLFSELGYGEPLKVLIAKNEEHEAERVVAELLAHKFMKNTQFKDYAILYRGNHQSRLFEKILMSNRIPYKINGGMSFFGRTEVKDLMAYLRLLVNQDDDNALLRVINTPTRGIGRVSLEKLGSFANQLGCSIFEAACHPQLHSVLSGKAQQNIEAFSRWIVEASDNAVRGDGIAAIRGMIKAMQYEEWLYESSTSPKAAEMAMANISTLFGWISDMLEGNELDPPMTLQEVVNRLILRDMMERNEDAEESDQVQLMTLHASKGLEFPYVFMVGMEEGLLPHQSSIDENNIEEERRLTYVGITRAQKELFFTLSKERRQFGEVIQPEPSRFLYELPQDDIVWEHKKVKDSAEVRQQKGQTGIANLRNILSSGK
- a CDS encoding EAL domain-containing protein, with the translated sequence MTEDFNAGQLTVEELRELIPQLQQLTEKYKRSEHIQRALFDISELAGSISELSRLYVAIHEIIGQFMNAQNFFVALYEKDDEFVEFPYFVDQFDESVIKQIPAKDLLGGIAGYILKSGQHLVLTEENFEKESKERNIKAIGKTPVDLIGVPLKRGNRVIGAMVVQSYDKAVRYVKDELDLLLFVSQHIVNALDRVKSRELTEQTIRERTKQLREINDELQEEILERQKVESLQQALFEISEIAASVEGEMSDFYASLHDILARLLSAPNCYVAIIDEKQSSLEFPYYSDEIDDVVNSRPLSNGLTEFVLRSGKAELIDPDRVNDLAAQNELDQKTADNMIKHTNSWIGSPLYVDGVISGVIAVQTYGKDSKYTLKDLELLKFVSHHIAVAIERKRAAESIQKYNMQLSRKVRERTDELHQTNLYLKKQIEERKDIELKLIHDAHHDALTNLPNRVMFNSRLELAVANKNRYPEHQFAVLFIDLDRFKQINDSLGHHAGDMFLVEVAKRISKCIRAHDLLARLGGDEFVILLDSFDDFNDVEEVANRIIQTLAIPFQFDNKEMYSGASIGIANIEQGYKTADELIRDADAAMYQAKALGRGRFVLFDTSMRQKLLEELELENEFRKTLNNQHFDSQIQAVVNFQTNRILYHEFFVRWIHPTIGKIKREQFWKVAQSSGLTVEIDNFMLEQAIKVLQHWRTLGESEATQKIAINLSISHLSQSRLVNQIIERVKSAQIDPSNLVFEFDENELNHRSQFMLPAIKKLKRSGVILVLDNFGSGLASLSYLYSYPFDYVKIDHKFVKSITRSKRNYNLIRSVLAISSQLSFKLIAEGIENEDQYNALVEAGCTLGQGHYIQSPISMTAILAQDSLPTR
- a CDS encoding c-type cytochrome produces the protein MKLKALLSVLVGSLLMFAVQAQNMSEEDIKSRIAPVGSVHVAGAKADSAAASGPRSGEDIYNTACFACHASGVLNAPKLHDAADWSPRLEKGIDEVLHNALNGLGSMPPRGTCGDCSDDDIKAAIEFMIEGV
- the htpX gene encoding protease HtpX; this encodes MLRIFLFLGTNIAIIALLSVTFSLLGFQGLLAENGVDLDLTALMIYAGVIGFSGAFISLFLSKFMAKRSMGVHVIEQPADTTQRWLVDTVRRQAEMAGIGMPKVGLFNSQSPNAFATGWNRNNALVAVSTGLLSHMNKNEVEAVLAHEVSHVANGDMVTMTLIQGVVNTFVVFLSRVIGHVVDRVVFKVERGHGPAFWIVSIIAEIILGFLAMMLVMWFSRYREFRADEGGAKLAGRANMIAALAKLKSFQGTPDMPDEMAAFAINAGKIQKLFSSHPPLEKRIENLRAG